Proteins encoded together in one Catellatospora citrea window:
- a CDS encoding PAC2 family protein: MTEFDGLPVLRSPVAIAAFEGWNDAADASTAVVEHLEQVWDAREVASVDPEEFYDFQVNRPLITLVDDTRRIEWPSTKFMVASPPGAQHDVVLIRGIEPSLRWRTFCNEILEICHSLGIEKIVLLGALLADVPYSRPLPISGTVTGKHAGEEKIELTPTRYEGPTGIVGVLQDSASRAEIDAMSFWVHVPHYANNPPCPKATLALLHRIEEVLDLPVPMLDLAEESAEWEDRVRAAAAQDAELAEYLRDLEERAGDVAKPLSGDEIAVEFEKYLRRRGGSPGPTHGTW, from the coding sequence GTGACCGAGTTCGACGGCCTTCCTGTCCTGCGTTCCCCCGTCGCCATCGCCGCCTTCGAGGGGTGGAACGATGCCGCTGACGCGTCCACTGCCGTGGTCGAACACCTCGAGCAGGTGTGGGACGCGCGTGAGGTGGCGTCGGTGGACCCGGAGGAGTTCTACGACTTCCAGGTGAACCGGCCGCTGATCACCCTGGTCGACGACACCCGGCGCATCGAGTGGCCGAGCACCAAGTTCATGGTCGCCTCGCCGCCCGGGGCGCAGCACGACGTGGTCCTGATCCGCGGCATCGAGCCGAGCCTGCGCTGGCGCACGTTCTGCAACGAGATCCTGGAGATCTGCCACAGCCTGGGCATCGAGAAGATCGTGCTGCTGGGCGCCCTGCTGGCCGACGTGCCCTACAGCCGGCCGCTGCCGATCAGCGGCACGGTGACCGGCAAGCACGCCGGCGAGGAGAAGATCGAGCTGACCCCCACCCGGTACGAGGGTCCGACCGGCATCGTCGGGGTGCTCCAGGACAGCGCCTCCCGCGCCGAGATCGACGCGATGTCGTTCTGGGTGCACGTGCCGCACTACGCGAACAACCCGCCGTGCCCGAAGGCGACGCTCGCCCTGCTGCACCGCATCGAGGAGGTCCTCGACCTGCCGGTGCCGATGCTGGACCTGGCCGAGGAGTCCGCCGAGTGGGAGGACCGGGTCCGGGCCGCCGCCGCCCAGGACGCCGAGCTGGCCGAATACCTCCGCGACCTCGAAGAGCGCGCCGGTGACGTCGCCAAGCCGCTGTCCGGCGACGAGATCGCCGTCGAGTTCGAGAAGTACCTCCGCCGCCGCGGCGGCTCCCCCGGCCCCACCCACGGCACCTGGTAA
- a CDS encoding GntR family transcriptional regulator, with protein MTETGIDGINPGAAEHPHRQIAAQLRAKIRRGDWAAGEQLPSIPALAQLFGVAKQTVQRTIDQLRVEGLLITKPGSGTYVRGTRRRLNRLSRGRYGAHRGYHADLAARYRQQLTEVTRATPPAEVADAYGVPDSTLLVVRRHLVRTQDAVVEVGAAWLRPQDTAGTPLERLESFGRPLYQEVEEVTGRRYVTATDTITARLPTREEAETLQIRPDTPVLHLLHVAYDGEHKVIEVAQATWPGPMTTLTEEYRVPTPRPDADLDGDPDPGLVLG; from the coding sequence ATGACCGAGACGGGCATCGACGGGATCAATCCGGGCGCGGCGGAGCACCCGCACCGGCAGATCGCCGCCCAGCTGCGCGCCAAGATCAGACGAGGCGACTGGGCCGCCGGAGAGCAGCTGCCCTCCATCCCGGCGCTGGCGCAGTTGTTCGGCGTCGCGAAGCAGACCGTGCAGCGCACCATCGACCAGCTGCGGGTCGAGGGGCTGCTGATCACCAAGCCGGGCTCCGGCACGTACGTGCGCGGCACCCGGCGGCGGCTCAACCGGCTGTCCCGCGGCCGCTACGGCGCGCACCGCGGCTACCACGCCGATCTGGCGGCCCGCTATCGCCAGCAGCTCACCGAGGTCACCCGGGCCACCCCGCCGGCGGAGGTCGCCGACGCGTACGGCGTGCCGGACTCGACCCTGCTGGTGGTGCGCCGGCACCTGGTGCGCACCCAGGACGCCGTGGTCGAGGTCGGCGCCGCCTGGCTGCGCCCACAGGACACCGCGGGCACCCCGCTGGAGCGCCTGGAGTCCTTCGGCCGGCCGCTCTACCAGGAGGTCGAGGAGGTCACCGGCCGCCGCTACGTCACCGCCACCGACACCATCACCGCCCGGCTGCCCACCCGCGAGGAGGCCGAGACGCTGCAGATCCGGCCGGACACGCCGGTGCTGCACCTGCTGCACGTCGCGTACGACGGCGAGCACAAGGTGATCGAGGTGGCGCAGGCGACGTGGCCGGGACCGATGACGACACTGACGGAGGAATACCGGGTGCCCACGCCACGCCCGGACGCCGACCTGGACGGAGATCCCGATCCTGGCCTTGTCCTGGGCTAA
- the mshC gene encoding cysteine--1-D-myo-inosityl 2-amino-2-deoxy-alpha-D-glucopyranoside ligase, with translation METWSGLDVPRLPGAGQPLALFDSARQGAFPSRPVGGHATMYVCGITPYDATHLGHAATMITFDLVNRMWRDAGHDVVYVQNVTDIDDPLLERAARDGEDWKVLAMRETALFREDMEALRIIPPSHYVGAVESIPVIAEKVVELLDQGAAYRLEDGTGDVYFDIAAAPRFGYESNLSREQMLAFFAERGGDPERAGKRDKLDPLLWRGRRDGEPSWPGGALGAGRPGWHIECAVIALELLGETIDVQGGGNDLLFPHHECSAAHAEVLTGKAPFAAHYVHAGMIGLDGEKMSKSRGNLVFVSRLRSDRVDPMAVRLALLSDHYRADRQWTDEVFETAAHRLGRWRQAARAAVAPSGAELLAGVRAKLAEDLDTPGALALIDAWVDDTLAGVGTDRQAPALMTETLDALLGLKL, from the coding sequence ATGGAAACGTGGTCCGGTCTTGACGTCCCGCGCCTGCCCGGCGCCGGACAGCCGCTGGCTCTGTTCGACTCCGCACGCCAGGGCGCCTTCCCGAGCCGCCCGGTGGGCGGACACGCGACGATGTACGTCTGCGGCATCACGCCGTACGACGCGACACATCTCGGCCACGCGGCGACCATGATCACATTCGACCTGGTGAACCGGATGTGGCGCGACGCCGGGCACGACGTCGTCTACGTCCAGAACGTCACCGACATCGACGACCCGCTGCTGGAGCGGGCCGCCCGGGACGGCGAGGACTGGAAGGTCCTCGCCATGCGCGAGACCGCCCTGTTCCGCGAGGACATGGAGGCCCTGCGGATCATCCCGCCGAGCCACTACGTGGGCGCGGTCGAATCGATCCCGGTCATCGCGGAGAAGGTCGTCGAGCTGCTCGACCAGGGCGCGGCCTACCGGCTCGAGGACGGCACCGGCGACGTGTACTTCGACATCGCCGCGGCGCCCCGGTTCGGGTACGAGTCGAACCTGTCCCGCGAGCAGATGCTGGCCTTCTTCGCCGAACGCGGCGGCGACCCCGAGCGCGCCGGCAAGCGCGACAAACTCGACCCGCTGCTGTGGCGCGGCCGCCGCGACGGGGAGCCGTCCTGGCCCGGCGGGGCGCTCGGCGCGGGCCGCCCCGGCTGGCACATCGAGTGCGCCGTGATCGCGCTGGAACTGCTCGGCGAGACCATCGACGTGCAGGGCGGCGGCAACGACCTGCTGTTCCCGCACCACGAGTGCTCCGCCGCGCACGCCGAGGTGCTCACCGGCAAGGCGCCGTTCGCGGCGCACTACGTGCACGCCGGCATGATCGGCCTGGACGGCGAGAAGATGAGCAAGTCCCGCGGCAACCTGGTGTTCGTGTCCCGCCTGCGCTCCGACAGGGTCGACCCGATGGCGGTGCGCCTGGCCCTGCTCAGCGACCACTACCGCGCCGACCGCCAGTGGACCGACGAGGTCTTCGAGACCGCCGCGCACCGACTGGGCCGCTGGCGGCAGGCCGCCCGCGCCGCCGTCGCGCCGTCGGGCGCCGAACTGCTGGCCGGCGTACGCGCCAAACTCGCCGAAGACCTCGACACCCCCGGCGCCCTGGCCCTGATCGACGCCTGGGTCGACGACACCCTCGCCGGCGTCGGCACCGACCGCCAGGCCCCCGCCCTCATGACCGAAACCCTCGACGCCCTCCTCGGCCTCAAGCTCTAG
- a CDS encoding DUF3090 family protein codes for MTHQVYAFEPPERFVAGTVGPPGERTFYLQARGGGRLVSVALEKMQVALLAEKLEELLAEAHQRFGAELPAAAEGPADNEPLDTPVDEEFRVGTLGLAFDVETSTVIIEAIAAEEAEFDAETETADDEDEDEDATPEISDDLDRLRVRLTPAEVRQFIDRAKRVVAAGRPPCPLCGQPLDPAGHLCPRHNGYHRR; via the coding sequence ATGACCCATCAGGTGTACGCATTCGAGCCGCCGGAGCGGTTCGTCGCCGGTACGGTGGGTCCGCCGGGCGAGCGCACGTTCTATCTGCAGGCTCGCGGCGGCGGCCGCCTGGTCAGCGTGGCTCTGGAGAAGATGCAGGTCGCACTGCTGGCGGAGAAGCTCGAGGAGCTGCTCGCCGAGGCGCATCAGCGGTTCGGCGCGGAGCTGCCCGCCGCCGCCGAGGGCCCTGCCGACAACGAGCCGCTGGACACCCCCGTCGACGAGGAGTTCCGCGTCGGCACGCTGGGACTGGCCTTCGACGTCGAGACCAGCACGGTCATCATCGAGGCGATCGCGGCCGAGGAGGCCGAGTTCGACGCCGAAACCGAGACCGCCGACGACGAGGACGAAGACGAGGACGCGACGCCGGAGATCTCCGACGATCTCGACCGGCTGCGGGTGCGGCTGACCCCGGCGGAGGTGCGGCAGTTCATCGACCGCGCCAAGCGGGTGGTGGCCGCGGGCCGGCCGCCGTGCCCGCTGTGCGGGCAGCCGCTGGACCCGGCCGGGCACCTGTGCCCGCGGCACAACGGCTATCACCGCAGGTGA
- a CDS encoding SCO1664 family protein: MGRLLRDADMEIEGRLVEASNTTLRVILSGGGRSVRAVYKPVRGERPLWDFPHGTLAAREVAAYAVSESLGWDLVPPTVLRDGPLGPGSCQLWLDETIEPPVDFVPADELPQGWLPIAAAQDEDGRPYLLAHADDARLARLAAFDAVINNADRKGGHVLATPDQRLYGVDHGICFHTEDKLRTVLWGFAGRAVPPEVAAALRAFDPGVLDDLLTTAEVDAVGTRIKQLVADGRLPQPPEDRHAIPWPPI; encoded by the coding sequence CTGGGTCGGCTGCTGCGGGACGCCGACATGGAGATCGAGGGTCGGCTGGTCGAAGCCTCGAACACGACGCTGCGGGTGATCCTTTCCGGCGGTGGGCGTTCGGTGCGGGCGGTGTACAAGCCGGTGCGCGGCGAGCGCCCGCTATGGGACTTCCCACACGGCACCCTGGCCGCCCGCGAGGTCGCCGCGTACGCGGTGAGCGAGTCGCTGGGGTGGGACCTGGTGCCGCCGACGGTGCTGCGCGACGGGCCGCTCGGTCCGGGGTCGTGCCAGCTGTGGCTGGACGAGACGATCGAGCCGCCGGTGGACTTCGTGCCCGCCGACGAGCTGCCGCAGGGCTGGCTGCCGATCGCCGCCGCGCAGGACGAGGACGGGCGGCCGTATCTGCTGGCGCACGCCGACGACGCGAGGCTGGCCCGGCTGGCCGCGTTCGACGCTGTGATCAACAACGCGGACCGCAAGGGCGGCCACGTGCTGGCCACGCCGGACCAGCGGCTGTACGGCGTCGATCACGGGATCTGCTTCCACACCGAGGACAAGCTGCGCACGGTGCTGTGGGGGTTCGCGGGACGGGCGGTGCCGCCGGAGGTCGCCGCGGCGCTGCGCGCGTTCGACCCGGGAGTGCTGGACGACCTGCTGACCACGGCGGAGGTCGACGCGGTCGGCACCCGCATCAAGCAGCTGGTCGCCGATGGCCGCCTCCCCCAGCCGCCCGAGGACCGCCACGCCATCCCGTGGCCCCCGATCTGA
- a CDS encoding GNAT family N-acetyltransferase — protein sequence MSIDVTDAPGRERFEARDSADQAVAGFMTYQLTGNVIVFTHTEVSPAYEGQGVGSKLARTVMDDSRAKGRTVVPMCPFLAGWLEKHPEYADITAHGTKRIK from the coding sequence ATGTCGATCGACGTGACGGACGCGCCCGGGCGCGAGCGCTTCGAGGCCCGCGACAGCGCGGACCAGGCGGTGGCCGGGTTCATGACCTACCAGCTCACCGGCAATGTCATCGTGTTCACCCACACCGAGGTGTCGCCGGCGTACGAGGGCCAGGGCGTCGGCAGCAAGCTGGCCCGCACGGTGATGGACGACTCCCGGGCCAAGGGCCGCACCGTGGTGCCGATGTGTCCGTTCCTGGCCGGCTGGCTGGAGAAGCACCCCGAGTACGCCGACATCACCGCGCACGGCACCAAGCGGATCAAGTAG